A genomic region of Flexivirga oryzae contains the following coding sequences:
- a CDS encoding ABC transporter permease, producing MTAVGTATTEADAQRDEVRDGSLIGDGLTIAKRNLIKIRRVPDLLIFTTLQPIMFVLLFGYVFGALAGASGSAQAGYREFMMAGIFTQTIIFGATITGYMMAEDMQKGVIDRFRTLPMHPSAVLLGRTLTDVINNVVVLVVMSVTGLVIGWRLHNGALHALWAYLLMLLFAYALSWVFAYVGLRVRSPEVVNNASFMIIFPVTFIANTFVPSQNMPTVLKQIAGWNPVSTITQSARENFGNLYALRAPGQTHADVDKQTAYTWALQHPDLYTLIWTVVLLAIFLPFATAAYKKAVAK from the coding sequence ATGACCGCCGTGGGGACGGCGACGACGGAGGCCGACGCGCAGCGCGACGAGGTCCGGGACGGCAGCCTGATCGGCGACGGTCTGACGATCGCCAAACGCAACCTGATCAAGATCCGGCGGGTGCCGGACCTGCTGATCTTCACGACCCTGCAGCCGATCATGTTCGTGCTGCTCTTCGGCTACGTCTTCGGAGCGCTGGCCGGTGCGAGCGGGTCGGCACAGGCGGGCTACCGCGAGTTCATGATGGCCGGCATCTTCACCCAGACCATCATCTTCGGCGCCACCATCACCGGCTACATGATGGCCGAGGACATGCAGAAGGGCGTGATCGACCGGTTCCGCACGTTGCCGATGCACCCCAGTGCGGTGCTGCTCGGCCGCACGCTCACCGACGTGATCAACAACGTCGTCGTGCTCGTGGTCATGTCGGTGACCGGGCTGGTCATCGGTTGGCGCCTGCACAACGGCGCGCTGCACGCCCTGTGGGCGTATCTGCTGATGCTGCTGTTCGCCTACGCGCTGTCCTGGGTGTTCGCCTACGTCGGCCTGCGGGTGCGTTCGCCCGAAGTGGTCAACAACGCGTCGTTCATGATCATCTTCCCGGTGACGTTCATCGCCAACACGTTCGTCCCGTCCCAGAACATGCCGACCGTGCTGAAGCAGATCGCCGGCTGGAACCCCGTGTCGACCATCACCCAGTCGGCGCGGGAGAACTTCGGCAACCTCTACGCGCTGCGAGCTCCGGGCCAGACGCACGCCGACGTCGACAAGCAGACGGCATACACCTGGGCGTTGCAGCACCCGGACCTCTACACGCTCATCTGGACCGTGGTGCTGCTCGCGATCTTCCTGCCGTTCGCCACGGCGGCCTACAAGAAGGCCGTCGCGAAATAG
- a CDS encoding GNAT family N-acetyltransferase, protein MDIAVADFADPGLVRFLQDHLDDLAPTAPAQSQHALDLDGLRRPGVRVWVGREGEQIVGTVALAELAAGHDELKSMRTAPARRGSGVARQLLDHALADARRRGITRVSLETGSMEFFAAARAFYRKAGFVECPPFGAYEEDPNSVFMTLTQ, encoded by the coding sequence ATGGACATCGCCGTGGCGGACTTCGCCGATCCGGGACTGGTGCGCTTCCTGCAGGACCACCTCGACGACCTCGCGCCGACCGCCCCGGCGCAGAGCCAGCACGCGCTGGACCTGGACGGCCTGCGCCGGCCCGGCGTGCGGGTGTGGGTGGGGCGCGAGGGCGAGCAGATCGTCGGCACGGTCGCGCTCGCGGAGCTGGCCGCCGGTCACGACGAGCTGAAGAGCATGCGCACCGCTCCCGCGCGACGTGGCAGCGGCGTTGCGCGCCAACTGCTGGACCATGCGCTGGCCGACGCCCGCCGGCGCGGGATCACCAGGGTCTCCCTGGAGACCGGCAGCATGGAGTTCTTCGCCGCCGCGCGTGCGTTCTACCGCAAGGCCGGCTTCGTGGAGTGCCCGCCGTTCGGGGCCTACGAGGAGGACCCGAACAGTGTCTTCATGACACTGACGCAGTGA
- the msrA gene encoding peptide-methionine (S)-S-oxide reductase MsrA: MSFLFGRKTTMVSPDEALPGRQAQLPGIPDKHEVLGSRLQGPWPEGTQVLYVAMGCFWGTERIFWQLPGVVATAAGYMGGYTPNPTYEEVCTGRTGHTEAVLVAYDPGQTSAEQLLKAFWENHDSTTANQQGNDIGTQYRSAIYWTTPEQEQAAVTTRDAFQQVLHAAGFGEISTEIRSASEAGQFYYAEDYHQQYLHKNPGGYCNHGPNGCSLDVRRMTLEQLERSEAEG, encoded by the coding sequence ATGAGCTTCCTCTTCGGCCGCAAGACCACGATGGTGTCCCCCGACGAAGCACTGCCCGGTCGGCAGGCGCAGTTGCCCGGCATACCCGACAAGCACGAAGTGCTCGGCTCGCGCCTGCAGGGGCCCTGGCCGGAGGGCACCCAGGTGCTGTATGTCGCGATGGGGTGCTTCTGGGGCACCGAGCGCATCTTCTGGCAGCTTCCCGGTGTCGTCGCGACGGCGGCCGGTTACATGGGCGGCTACACGCCGAACCCGACGTACGAGGAGGTGTGCACCGGACGGACCGGGCACACCGAGGCGGTGCTGGTCGCCTACGACCCGGGTCAGACGTCGGCCGAGCAGCTGCTCAAGGCATTCTGGGAGAACCACGACTCCACCACCGCGAACCAGCAGGGCAACGACATCGGCACGCAGTACCGCTCGGCGATCTACTGGACCACCCCGGAGCAGGAGCAGGCAGCGGTCACGACGCGTGATGCGTTCCAGCAGGTCCTGCACGCAGCCGGTTTCGGCGAGATCAGCACCGAGATCCGGTCGGCGTCCGAAGCCGGGCAGTTCTACTACGCCGAGGACTACCACCAGCAGTACCTGCACAAGAACCCCGGCGGCTACTGCAACCACGGACCCAACGGGTGCTCGTTAGATGTCCGTCGTATGACGCTCGAGCAGCTGGAGCGGTCGGAGGCAGAGGGCTAA
- a CDS encoding lamin tail domain-containing protein yields the protein MRRAPSVIIAAAIATGMTLPLAAPAHAATTLKFARFYADQPGADTPYTTARLNREYIQVKNVTKKTISLSGYLIHDRKNYHVYRFPKTFKLGAGKTVTVHTGKGKNTGANLYWGMKSMVWNNTTDTAYLKKGSSTITTCTYKQTPAQKKAKTGYKNC from the coding sequence ATGCGTCGCGCCCCTTCCGTCATCATCGCTGCTGCCATCGCCACCGGTATGACGCTGCCTCTCGCCGCCCCGGCCCACGCGGCCACCACGTTGAAGTTCGCCCGTTTCTACGCGGACCAGCCGGGTGCGGACACGCCCTACACGACGGCTCGGCTCAACCGCGAGTACATCCAGGTCAAGAACGTCACGAAGAAGACGATCAGCCTGTCCGGCTACCTGATCCACGACCGGAAGAACTACCACGTCTACCGCTTCCCGAAGACCTTCAAGCTCGGCGCGGGCAAGACGGTCACGGTGCACACCGGCAAGGGCAAGAACACCGGCGCCAACCTCTACTGGGGCATGAAGTCGATGGTGTGGAACAACACCACCGACACGGCATACCTGAAGAAGGGCAGCTCGACGATCACGACCTGCACCTACAAGCAGACCCCGGCGCAGAAGAAGGCCAAGACCGGTTACAAGAACTGCTGA
- a CDS encoding helix-turn-helix domain-containing protein produces MMTAIRQGIGAPRTEISNRSGISTATLGRIERGERPLYPWERPDVVAALAGALQARTATGKGANHD; encoded by the coding sequence ATGATGACCGCAATCCGGCAAGGCATCGGCGCACCCCGCACCGAGATCTCCAACCGCTCTGGCATCAGCACGGCAACGCTCGGCCGCATCGAACGCGGAGAACGCCCGCTCTACCCGTGGGAGCGTCCCGACGTCGTGGCCGCATTGGCGGGTGCGCTGCAGGCACGGACCGCAACGGGGAAGGGTGCGAACCATGACTGA
- a CDS encoding cystathionine gamma-synthase produces MTGFSTRAIHAGQEPDPRTGAVVPAIYQTSTYKQDGVGGLREGYEYSRSGNPTRAALEECIAALEGGAKGFAFSSGLAAEDCIMRAVLRPGQHMIIPTDAYGGTFRLVDKVQKVWGVDYSLAKVSQADAIRGEIRPGVTKLVWLETPTNPLLGIADIAAIASIAHEAGALLVVDNTFASAYLQQPISLGADIVVHSTTKYSGGHSDVVGGAVVVAENVGVPEFADAAERIGFHQNSMGAIAGPFDSWLVLRGLKTLAVRMERHSDNAEKVVEFLRGRQDVTHIYYPGLDSHPGHDVAARQMRRFGGMASFQLAGGEQHAVDVIGRTTIWTLGESLGGVESLIEHPGRMTHASVAGTELEVPADLIRLSVGLEDPDDLIADLAQALDG; encoded by the coding sequence ATGACAGGTTTCTCCACTCGCGCCATCCATGCGGGTCAGGAGCCCGACCCGCGCACCGGTGCGGTCGTGCCCGCGATCTACCAAACCTCCACCTACAAACAGGACGGGGTCGGCGGCCTGCGCGAGGGGTACGAATACTCGCGCTCCGGCAACCCCACCCGCGCGGCGCTCGAGGAGTGCATCGCCGCATTGGAAGGCGGCGCAAAGGGATTCGCGTTCTCGTCGGGCCTTGCGGCCGAGGACTGCATCATGCGTGCGGTGCTGCGGCCGGGTCAACACATGATCATCCCGACCGACGCGTACGGCGGCACGTTCCGCCTGGTCGACAAGGTGCAGAAGGTCTGGGGTGTCGACTACAGCCTCGCCAAGGTGTCGCAGGCCGACGCCATACGAGGTGAGATCCGGCCCGGCGTGACCAAGCTGGTCTGGCTGGAGACGCCGACCAATCCGCTGCTCGGCATCGCGGACATCGCGGCGATCGCGTCCATCGCGCACGAGGCGGGTGCGCTGCTGGTCGTGGACAACACGTTCGCGTCGGCATACCTGCAGCAGCCGATCAGTCTCGGCGCCGACATCGTGGTCCACTCGACGACGAAGTACTCCGGCGGCCACAGCGACGTCGTCGGTGGTGCCGTCGTTGTCGCGGAGAACGTCGGCGTCCCGGAGTTCGCGGACGCGGCCGAACGCATCGGCTTCCATCAGAACTCCATGGGCGCCATCGCCGGACCGTTCGACTCCTGGCTGGTGCTGCGCGGTCTCAAGACGCTCGCGGTCCGCATGGAGCGGCACAGCGACAACGCCGAGAAGGTCGTGGAGTTCCTGCGCGGACGCCAGGATGTCACGCACATCTACTACCCGGGTCTGGACAGCCACCCGGGTCACGACGTCGCGGCCAGGCAGATGCGGCGCTTCGGCGGCATGGCCAGCTTCCAATTGGCCGGCGGCGAGCAGCACGCGGTCGACGTCATCGGCCGCACCACGATCTGGACCCTCGGGGAGTCGCTCGGCGGCGTCGAGTCGCTGATCGAACACCCGGGCCGGATGACGCACGCCAGCGTCGCCGGCACCGAGCTGGAGGTCCCGGCCGACCTGATCCGGCTCTCGGTCGGCCTGGAGGACCCGGACGACCTGATCGCCGACCTGGCACAGGCCCTCGACGGCTGA
- a CDS encoding ATP-binding cassette domain-containing protein, translating to MTDAVTADGLVKHYKDVKAVDGVSLRVPEGSVLGVLGPNGAGKTTTVRMLTTLIRPDAGAATVAGADVLRDPQSVRRRIGVSGQYAAVDEYLTGRENLEMVGRLYHLPVKEAKARADELLQQFRLGDAAGRPAKTYSGGMRRRLDLAGALVARPPVIFLDEPTTGLDPRGRGDMWDVITDLVGQGTSVLLTTQYLEEADRLADNIVVIDHGRIIAEGTADELKAQVGGERLEVTVADAQRIVEAADVMAIVGSGPVERDEHARRLIVPVTGGTQSLLQAVRSFDEQSITVQDIGIRRPTLDDAFLSLTGHKAEADELEELTA from the coding sequence ATGACCGACGCGGTCACAGCCGACGGGCTGGTCAAGCATTACAAGGACGTGAAGGCGGTCGACGGCGTGAGCCTGCGGGTGCCGGAGGGCAGCGTGCTGGGTGTGCTGGGGCCGAACGGCGCCGGCAAGACCACGACCGTGCGCATGCTGACCACCCTGATCCGCCCCGACGCGGGGGCCGCCACGGTGGCGGGAGCCGACGTGCTGCGCGATCCGCAGTCGGTGCGGCGGCGCATCGGGGTGTCGGGACAGTACGCCGCGGTCGACGAATACCTCACCGGCCGGGAGAACCTCGAGATGGTGGGCCGGCTCTACCACCTGCCGGTCAAGGAGGCCAAGGCCCGCGCGGACGAGTTGCTGCAGCAGTTCCGGCTCGGCGACGCAGCCGGCCGGCCGGCCAAGACCTACTCCGGCGGGATGCGCCGCCGGCTCGACCTGGCCGGTGCGCTGGTGGCTCGGCCGCCGGTGATCTTCCTGGACGAGCCGACGACCGGGCTCGACCCGCGCGGTCGCGGCGACATGTGGGACGTCATCACCGACCTGGTCGGTCAGGGCACCTCGGTCCTGCTCACCACGCAATACCTCGAGGAGGCGGACCGGCTCGCCGACAACATCGTGGTCATCGACCACGGGCGGATCATCGCCGAAGGGACCGCCGACGAGCTGAAGGCGCAGGTCGGTGGGGAGCGGCTGGAGGTCACCGTCGCCGACGCCCAACGCATCGTCGAGGCGGCCGACGTGATGGCGATCGTCGGCTCCGGGCCGGTCGAGCGCGACGAGCACGCCCGCCGCCTCATCGTGCCCGTCACCGGCGGCACGCAGTCCTTGCTGCAGGCCGTCCGGTCCTTCGACGAGCAGTCGATCACGGTCCAGGACATCGGGATTCGTCGTCCGACGCTCGATGACGCGTTCCTGAGCCTCACCGGCCACAAGGCCGAGGCCGACGAGCTCGAGGAGCTGACGGCATGA
- a CDS encoding glycine--tRNA ligase, with the protein MLTVQDALIRLQKFWTDRGCMIVQPYNTEVGAGTMNPATLMRVLGPEPWRVAYVEPSVRPDDSRYGENPNRLQTHTQFQVILKPEPGNPQELYLESLEALDIDIHAHDIRFVEDNWQQPAIGAWGLGWEVWLDGMEITQFTYFQQVGGQNLDPIPVELTYGIERIMMAQQGVSHFKDMQYAPGITYGEAFGQQEYEMSRYYLDDADVAANQEFFDHYVAEAKRMIEQRLPVPAYNYVLKSSHAFNVLDARGAISTTERAKAFSTMRGLAREVSQLWIERRSELDFPLLKTEAPKVLAGTAVQHPADDPEDVDLAALPTDDQTLAVEIGVEELPPHVVEQAIDFVRTSLTERLDASRLTHGAVDVVGTPRRIVATVASVSAHEPDAESLRKGPKVAAAYDDSGEPTKAAQGFARGQQVDVSELIRADFDGAEHVAVKITETGRDVLTVAGEIIGDIVEALRADKNMRWCDPQLSYSRPVRWIVALWGDTVVPVHASELTSGRTTYVHRTDPTPLVRVGSADQLRTVLETHGLVIDTATRRTQVIEQSRALAESIGGTIDFEGESALVDEITNLVEQPHAILGGYGEKYLKVPEQILTTVMRKHQRYLPVRGADGALLPYFVTVANGECDDELVRIGNETVLRARYEDAAFFYDADLKLSVDDLRRGIDKLTFENRLGSVAQRADRINDVAGAIASAVELSADEQQTLARAGQLAKFDLSSQMVIELSSLAGFMAREYATRAGESPQVAQALWEMELPRTTGDALPESNPGALLALADRFDLLAAMFAIGAKPSGSSDPFALRRAALGLLSILREHQELGAITVDAGLAAAGARLREQGIEVSDESIASAKDFVIGRFAQQLRDEGVPVGLVAAVTPLADAPGIATRALADIDEAREDDRFAGLVEAVQRITRIVPEGTPASYDRALLAGDAERALVTYVEELPDHADDALPQWIPDALPLVAPLTTFFDDVMLMADDEQLRASRLGLVQTVVARAPRGIDWRALNSAL; encoded by the coding sequence GTGCTGACAGTGCAAGACGCCCTCATCCGCCTCCAGAAGTTCTGGACCGACCGCGGCTGCATGATCGTGCAGCCCTACAACACCGAGGTCGGGGCGGGGACCATGAACCCGGCGACCCTGATGCGGGTGCTGGGGCCGGAGCCGTGGCGGGTTGCGTACGTCGAGCCGTCGGTGCGCCCGGACGACAGCCGGTACGGCGAGAACCCCAACCGGCTGCAGACGCACACGCAGTTCCAGGTCATCCTCAAGCCCGAGCCGGGCAACCCGCAGGAGCTCTACCTGGAGTCGCTCGAGGCGCTGGACATCGACATACACGCCCATGACATCCGCTTCGTCGAGGACAACTGGCAGCAGCCGGCGATCGGCGCGTGGGGCCTGGGCTGGGAGGTGTGGCTGGACGGCATGGAGATCACCCAGTTCACCTACTTCCAACAGGTGGGCGGGCAGAACCTCGACCCGATCCCCGTCGAGCTGACCTACGGCATCGAGCGGATCATGATGGCGCAGCAGGGCGTCTCGCACTTCAAGGACATGCAGTACGCACCCGGCATCACGTACGGCGAGGCCTTCGGCCAGCAGGAGTACGAGATGTCCCGCTACTACCTGGACGACGCCGACGTCGCCGCCAACCAGGAGTTCTTCGACCACTACGTGGCCGAGGCGAAGCGGATGATCGAGCAGCGGTTGCCGGTGCCGGCATACAACTACGTGCTGAAGTCCTCGCACGCGTTCAACGTGCTGGACGCGCGTGGCGCGATCTCCACGACCGAGCGGGCCAAGGCGTTCTCCACGATGCGCGGGCTCGCCCGGGAGGTGTCCCAGCTGTGGATCGAACGACGCAGCGAGCTGGACTTCCCGCTGCTGAAGACCGAGGCACCCAAGGTGCTCGCCGGCACGGCGGTGCAGCACCCGGCCGACGACCCCGAGGACGTCGACCTCGCGGCGCTGCCGACGGACGACCAGACGCTTGCGGTCGAGATCGGCGTCGAAGAGCTGCCGCCGCACGTCGTGGAGCAGGCGATCGACTTCGTGCGCACCTCCCTGACCGAGCGACTGGACGCCAGCCGGCTCACGCACGGAGCCGTCGACGTCGTCGGCACACCGCGCCGCATCGTCGCCACGGTGGCGTCGGTGTCGGCCCACGAGCCCGACGCCGAAAGTCTGCGCAAGGGGCCGAAGGTCGCTGCGGCGTATGACGATTCGGGGGAGCCGACGAAGGCTGCGCAGGGTTTCGCCCGCGGGCAGCAGGTCGACGTGTCCGAGCTCATCCGGGCCGATTTCGACGGCGCCGAGCACGTCGCCGTCAAGATCACCGAGACCGGCCGGGACGTCCTGACCGTCGCCGGCGAGATCATCGGCGACATCGTCGAGGCCTTGCGCGCCGACAAGAACATGCGCTGGTGCGACCCCCAGCTGTCCTACAGCCGGCCCGTGCGCTGGATCGTCGCGCTCTGGGGCGACACCGTGGTCCCGGTGCACGCCTCCGAGCTCACCTCGGGCCGCACGACCTACGTGCACCGCACCGATCCGACACCGCTGGTGCGGGTCGGCTCCGCGGACCAGCTGCGCACGGTGCTCGAGACGCACGGCCTGGTCATCGACACGGCAACGCGTCGGACGCAGGTCATCGAGCAATCGCGCGCACTCGCCGAATCCATCGGTGGGACAATCGATTTCGAGGGTGAGTCGGCCCTTGTCGACGAGATCACCAACCTGGTCGAGCAGCCGCACGCGATCCTCGGCGGCTACGGCGAGAAGTACCTCAAAGTGCCCGAGCAGATCCTGACCACGGTGATGCGCAAGCACCAGCGGTACCTGCCGGTCCGTGGCGCCGACGGCGCACTGCTGCCCTACTTCGTGACGGTCGCCAACGGCGAGTGCGACGACGAGTTGGTCCGCATCGGCAACGAGACCGTGCTGCGTGCCCGCTACGAGGACGCCGCGTTCTTCTACGACGCCGACCTGAAGCTGTCGGTCGACGACCTGCGGCGGGGCATCGACAAGCTGACCTTCGAGAACCGGCTCGGCTCGGTCGCCCAGCGCGCCGACCGGATCAACGATGTCGCAGGCGCGATCGCCTCTGCCGTCGAGCTTTCCGCCGACGAGCAGCAGACCCTCGCGCGCGCCGGTCAGCTGGCGAAGTTCGACCTCTCGTCGCAGATGGTCATCGAGCTGTCGTCCCTCGCCGGCTTCATGGCCCGCGAATACGCGACCAGGGCCGGGGAGAGCCCGCAGGTCGCGCAGGCGTTGTGGGAGATGGAGCTGCCGCGCACCACCGGTGACGCGCTGCCCGAGTCGAACCCGGGTGCGCTCCTCGCGCTCGCCGACCGGTTCGACCTGCTGGCCGCGATGTTCGCCATCGGCGCCAAGCCGTCGGGTTCGTCGGACCCCTTCGCGCTGCGTCGTGCGGCGCTCGGCCTGCTGTCGATCCTGCGTGAGCACCAGGAGTTGGGCGCGATCACCGTCGATGCCGGGCTCGCCGCGGCGGGTGCTCGACTGCGCGAGCAGGGGATCGAGGTGTCGGACGAATCGATCGCATCCGCAAAGGATTTCGTCATCGGACGATTCGCGCAGCAACTGCGCGACGAGGGAGTGCCGGTCGGTCTGGTCGCCGCAGTCACGCCGCTGGCGGATGCACCCGGCATCGCGACGCGTGCACTCGCGGACATCGATGAGGCCCGCGAGGACGATCGGTTCGCCGGACTCGTCGAGGCGGTGCAGCGGATCACCCGGATCGTCCCGGAGGGAACGCCCGCGTCATACGATCGGGCGCTGCTGGCGGGTGACGCCGAGCGGGCGCTCGTCACGTATGTCGAAGAGCTCCCTGATCACGCGGATGACGCTCTGCCGCAATGGATCCCGGACGCGCTGCCGCTCGTCGCGCCGCTGACCACCTTCTTCGACGACGTCATGCTGATGGCCGACGACGAGCAGCTGCGCGCGTCCCGGCTCGGCCTGGTGCAGACGGTCGTGGCGCGTGCGCCGCGCGGTATCGACTGGCGGGCGCTCAACTCGGCGCTGTGA
- a CDS encoding tyrosine-type recombinase/integrase gives MDDLLDDFRVYGLAAGHSQRTITAREQTIGRLARDLDLTTATQNQLTSWLAALVAADGRPLARSSRATYRAHLAAFYGWMQDTEHRTDNPAMKLPKPRVPRAVPHPVTPDEVTRILAACSDPRARMTRAYVLLAAYEGLRVHEVAKVRGEDIAHGEIRIHGKGGTDSTVPLHPSVELLASRMPARGWWFPTTAERAGHVSRVSVSQAIKRAMVRAGVNGTPHSLRHHFGTQVLRATGGDLRTTQRALRHASPATTAIYTQVADDRLRSAVNGIPM, from the coding sequence ATGGATGACCTTCTCGATGACTTCCGGGTCTACGGGTTGGCGGCGGGACATTCACAGCGAACGATCACGGCCAGGGAGCAAACGATAGGGCGGCTTGCACGCGATCTGGACCTGACGACAGCCACGCAGAACCAACTGACAAGTTGGCTGGCGGCACTCGTCGCGGCGGACGGCAGACCCTTGGCCCGATCTTCGCGGGCGACCTATCGTGCGCACCTGGCCGCCTTCTATGGATGGATGCAGGACACCGAGCACAGAACAGACAATCCCGCGATGAAGCTGCCGAAACCCCGTGTCCCTCGGGCCGTGCCGCACCCGGTCACACCCGACGAGGTGACGCGCATACTCGCGGCCTGCTCGGATCCGCGCGCACGTATGACACGTGCCTACGTGTTACTGGCGGCGTATGAGGGGTTGCGGGTGCACGAGGTGGCGAAGGTCCGCGGTGAGGACATCGCCCACGGTGAGATCCGCATACACGGGAAGGGTGGCACTGATTCGACGGTGCCTCTTCATCCGTCGGTCGAGTTGCTGGCATCCCGGATGCCTGCGCGCGGTTGGTGGTTCCCGACGACAGCAGAACGCGCGGGTCATGTCTCGCGTGTCTCAGTGTCGCAAGCTATCAAGCGGGCGATGGTACGCGCCGGCGTGAACGGGACACCGCACAGTCTGCGGCATCACTTCGGGACGCAGGTGCTGCGTGCGACGGGCGGCGATCTCCGAACGACGCAACGCGCCCTTCGGCACGCGTCTCCCGCGACGACGGCCATCTACACGCAGGTTGCAGATGATCGCCTGCGGTCTGCCGTCAATGGAATCCCCATGTGA
- the greA gene encoding transcription elongation factor GreA, with protein MSTADASASFLTQEAYDRLKAELDHLSGEGRSDIAAKIEEAREEGDLKENGGYHAAKEEQGKMEARIRQLEELLRNAVVGQSSATEGTVSPGMVVTVEMFGEQEKFLLGSREIAGDSDLDVYSEKSPLGGAINGAKVGDQVSYQAPNGKTIDVLVLDATAYTG; from the coding sequence ATGAGCACCGCTGATGCATCGGCCAGCTTCCTGACCCAGGAGGCCTACGACCGCCTGAAGGCCGAGCTGGACCATCTCTCCGGCGAGGGCCGCAGCGACATCGCGGCCAAGATCGAGGAAGCCCGGGAGGAGGGCGACCTGAAGGAGAACGGCGGCTACCACGCGGCCAAGGAGGAGCAGGGCAAGATGGAGGCCCGCATCCGCCAGCTGGAGGAGCTGCTGCGCAATGCGGTCGTCGGCCAGTCCAGCGCCACCGAGGGCACGGTGAGCCCCGGCATGGTGGTGACGGTCGAGATGTTCGGCGAGCAGGAGAAGTTCCTGCTCGGCAGCCGGGAGATCGCCGGCGACTCCGACCTCGACGTCTACAGCGAGAAGTCCCCGCTCGGCGGTGCCATCAACGGTGCGAAGGTCGGCGACCAGGTCTCCTACCAGGCGCCGAACGGCAAGACGATCGACGTGTTGGTGCTGGACGCCACGGCATACACCGGCTGA
- a CDS encoding excisionase family DNA-binding protein: protein MISVQPSSAGPVVIVDAEDARLLVALVDRAHGMHRARGNPPVLQADQLVRALRYVAAVHDLLAAVPHEEHELEATPPTGHALTVKQCAQALGIGTRAVRQRISRGQLPATRIGRDYLIDPHDIPTRRAS, encoded by the coding sequence GTGATCAGCGTGCAGCCGTCCAGCGCCGGCCCGGTCGTCATCGTCGACGCCGAGGACGCACGCCTTCTCGTTGCCCTAGTCGATCGGGCACACGGGATGCACCGGGCGCGCGGGAATCCGCCTGTCCTACAAGCAGATCAGCTGGTGCGCGCGCTCCGGTACGTGGCCGCCGTGCACGACCTGCTCGCTGCTGTTCCGCACGAGGAACACGAACTGGAGGCAACGCCGCCGACCGGCCACGCTCTAACTGTGAAGCAATGCGCGCAAGCGCTCGGGATCGGTACAAGAGCGGTCCGTCAGCGGATCAGCCGCGGGCAACTGCCCGCCACACGGATCGGCAGGGACTACCTGATCGACCCCCACGACATACCGACAAGGAGAGCATCATGA